From the Peromyscus leucopus breed LL Stock chromosome 8b, UCI_PerLeu_2.1, whole genome shotgun sequence genome, one window contains:
- the Med1 gene encoding mediator of RNA polymerase II transcription subunit 1 isoform X2 — MYLALQSLEQDLSKMAIMYWKATNATPLDKILHGSVGYLTPRSGGHLMNMKYYASPSDLLDDKTASPIILHEKNVPRSLGMNASVTIEGTSAMYKLPIAPLIMGSHPVDNKWTPSFSSVTSANSVDLPACFFLKFPQPIPVSKAFVQKLQNCTGIPLFETPPTYMPLYELITQFELSKDPDPLPLNHNMRFYAALPGQQHCYFLNKDAPLPDGQSLQGTLVSKITFQHPGRVPLILNMIRHQVAYNTLIGSCVKRTVLQEDSPGLLQFEVCPLSESGFSVSFQHPVNDSLVCVVMDVQDSTHVSCKLYKGLSDALICTDDFIAKVVQRCMSIPVTMRAIRRKAETIQADTPALSLIAETVEDMVKKNLPPASSPGYGMATGNNPMSGTTTPTNTFPGGPITTLFNMSMSIRDRHESVGHGEDFSKVSQNPILTSLLQITGNGGSTIGSSPTPPHHTPPPVSSMAGNTKNHPMLMNLLKDNPAQDFSTLYGSSPLERQNSSSGSPRMEICSGSNKTKKKKSSRVPPDKSKHQTEDDFQRELFSMDVDSQNPMFDVSMTADALDTPHITPAPSQCSTPPTTYPQPVPHPQPSIQRMVRLSSSDSIGPDVTDILSDIAEEASKLPSTSDDCPPIGTPVRDPSSSGHSQSALFDSDVFQTNNNENPYTDPADLIADAAGSPSSDSPTNHFFPDGVDFNPDLLNSQSQSGFGEEYFDESSQSGDNDDFKGFASQALNTLGMPILGGDNGETKFKSSSQADTVDFSIISVAGKALGPADLMEHHSGSQSPLMTTGELGKDKTQKRVKEGNGTGASSVPGPGLDSKPGKRSRTPSNDGKSKDKPPKRKKADTEGKSPSHSSSNRPFTPPTSTGGSKSPGSSGRSQTPPGVATPPIPKITIQIPKGTVMVGKPSSHSQYTSSGSVSSSGSKSHHSHSSSSSSSSASTSGKMKSSKSEGSSSSKLSGSMYSNQGSSGSSQSKNSSQTGGKPGSSPITKHGLSSGSSSTKVKPQGKPSSLMNPSISKPNISPSHSRPPGGSEKLASPMKPVPGTPPSSKAKSPISSGSGGSHMSGTSSSSGMKSSSGSGSSGSLSQKTPPASNSCTPSSSSFSSSGSSMSSSQNQHGSSKGKSPSRNKKPSLTAVIDKLKHGVVTSGPGGEDPVDSQMGVSTNSSNHPMSSKHNMSGGEFQSKREKSDKDKSKVSTSGGSVDSSKKTSESKNVGSTGVAKIIISKHDGGSPSIKAKVTLQKPGESSGEGLRPQMASSKNYGSPLISGSTPKHERGSPSHSKSPAYTPQNVDSESESGSSIAEKSYQNSPSSDDGIRPLPEYSTEKHKKHKKEKKKVKDRDRDRDKDRDKKKSHNIKPENWSKSPISSDQTLSMTNNPILSADRPSRLSPDFMIGEEDDDLMDVALIGN; from the exons ATGTATTTGGCTCTCCAATCCTTAGAACAAGACCTTTCTAAAATGGCAATTATGTACTG GAAGGCAACTAATGCTACTCCGTTGGATAAGATCCTTCATGGAAGTGTTGGCTATCTCACTCCACGGAGTGGGG GTCATTTAATGAACATGAAATACTATGCCTCTCCTTCTGATCTGCTGGATGATAAGACTGCATCTCCCATCATTTTGCATGAAAAGAATG TTCCTCGATCTTTGGGCATGAATGCATCAGTGACAATTGAAGGAACATCTGCTATGTACAAACTCCCAATTGCCCCATTAATTATGGGGTCCCATCCAGTTGACAACAAATG gaccccttctttctcctcagtCACTAGTGCCAACAGtgttgatcttcctgcctgtTTCTTCTTGAAATTTCCTCAGCCAATCCCAGTATCTAAAGCGTTTGTTCAGAAACTGCAGAACTGCACag GAATCCCATTGTTTGAGACTCCGCCAACTTACATGCCACTCTATGAGCTCATCACTCAATTTGAGCTGTCAAAGGATCCAGATCCCCTGCCCTTGAATCACAACATGCGGTTTTATGCT GCTCTTCCAGGTCAGCAGCACTGCTATTTTCTCAATAAGGATGCTCCTCTTCCAGATGGCCAAAGCCTGCAGGGAACACTGGTTAGCAAAATCACCTTTCAGCATCCTGGCCGAGTTCCTCTTATCTTGAATATGATCAGACACCAAGTGGCTTATAACACCCTAATTGGAAGCTGTGTCAAAAGAACTGTTTTACAAGAAG ACTCTCCTGGGCTCCTCCAGTTTGAAGTGTGTCCACTCTCAGAGTCTGGCTTCAGTGTATCTTTTCAGCACCCTGTAAATGACTCCCTTGTGTGTG TGGTAATGGATGTGCAGGACTCAACACATGTGAGCTGTAAACTCTACAAGGGGCTGTCAGATGCACTCATCTGTACAGATGACTTCATTGCCAAAGTTGTTCAAAG ATGTATGTCCATCCCTGTGACGATGAGAGCTATTCGGAGGAAGGCTGAAACCATACAGGCTGACACCCCAGCACTGTCCCTCATTGCAGAGACAGTTGAAGACATGGTGAAAAAGAACCTGCCCCCGGCTAGCAGCCCAGGGTATGGCATGGCCACAGGCAACAACCCAATGAGTGGTACCACCACACCAACCAACACCTTTCCGGGGGGTCCCATTACCACCTTGTTTAACATGAGCATGAGCATCAGAGATCGGCATGAGTCGGTGGGCCATGGGGAGGACTTCAGCAAGGTTTCTCAGAACCCAATTCTTACCAGTTTGTTGCAAATCACAGGGAACGGGGGGTCTACCATTGGCTCGAGTCCGACCCCTCCTCATCACACGCCGCCACCTGTCTCTTCGATGGCCGGCAACACCAAGAACCACCCGATGCTCATGAACCTTCTTAAAGATAACCCTGCCCAGGATTTCTCAACCCTTTATGGAAGCAGCCCTTTAGAAAGGCAGAACTCCTCTTCCGGATCACCCCGGATGGAAATATGCTCGGGGAGCAACAAGACCAAGAAGAAGAAGTCATCAAGAGTACCACCTGACAAATCCAAGCACCAGACTGAAGACGATTTTCAGAGAGAGCTCTTTTCAATGGATGTCGACTCACAGAACCCTATGTTTGATGTCAGCATGACAGCTGACGCGCTGGATACACCTCATATCACTCCAGCTCCAAGCCAGTGTAGTACTCCCCCAACAACTTACCCACAACCAGTACCTCACCCCCAACCTAGTATTCAAAGGATGGTTCGACTATCCAGTTCAGACAGCATTGGCCCAGATGTAACTGATATCCTTTCAGACATTGCAGAAGAAGCCTCAAAGCTTCCCAGCACTAGTGATGATTGCCCACCCATTGGCACCCCTGTTCGAGATCCTTCAAGTTCTGGGCACTCTCAGAGTGCCCTCTTTGACTCTGATGTCTTTCAaactaataataatgaaaatccTTACACTGATCCAGCTGACCTTATTGCTGATGCTGCTGGAAGCCCCAGTAGTGATTCTCCTACCAATCATTTTTTCCCTGATGGAGTAGATTTTAATCCTGATTTGTTGAACAGCCAAAGCCAAAGTGGTTTTGGAGAAGAATATTTTGATGAAAGTAGTCAAAGTGGGGATAATGATGATTTCAAAGGATTTGCATCTCAGGCTTTAAATACTTTGGGGATGCCAATACTTGGAGGTGATAACGGGGAGACAAAATTTAAGAGCAGTAGCCAAGCTGACACAGTTGACTTCAGTATTATATCAGTAGCTGGTAAGGCTTTGGGTCCTGCAGATCTTATGGAGCACCACAGTGGTAGTCAGAGTCCTTTAATGACCACTGGAGAATTGGGGAAAGACAAAACTCAGAAGAGGGTAAAGGAAGGTAACGGCACTGGTGCTAGcagtgtgccaggccctgggttagATAGCAAACCAGGCAAGCGCAGCCGAACTCCTTCCAATGATGGGAAGAGCAAAGATAAGCCTCCGAAGCGGAAGAAGGCAGACACTGAGGGGAAGTCTCCATCTCACAGTTCTTCTAATAGACCTTTCACCCCACCCACCAGCACAGGCGGGTCCAAATCTCCAGGCAGTTCAGGAAGGTCTCAGACTCCCCCAGGTGTTGCTACCCCGCCCATTCCCAAAATCACTATTCAGATTCCCAAGGGCACAGTGATGGTGGGTAAGCCTTCCTCTCACAGTCAGTACACCAGCAGTGgttctgtgtcttcctctggcAGCAAAAGCCACCATAgtcattcttcctcctcttcctcgtcttctgcttccacctcagGCAAGATGAAAAGCAGTAAATCGGAAGGCTCGTCAAGTTCCAAGCTAAGTGGCAGTATGTATTCTAACCAAGGGTCCTCTGGATCCAGCCAGTCCAAAAATTCCTCTCAGACGGGGGGAAAGCCAGGCTCCTCTCCCATTACCAAACATGGACTGAGCAGTGGATCTAGCAGTACTAAGGTGAAACCTCAAGGCAAGCCATCCTCACTTATGAATCCTTCCATAAGTAAACCAAACATATCCCCTTCTCATTCAAGGCCTCCTGGAGGCTCAGAGAAGCTTGCCTCTCCAATGAAGCCTGTTCCTGGGACCCCCCCATCCTCTAAAGCCAAGTCCCCTATCAGTTCAGGTTCTGGTGGCTCTCATATGTCAGGAACTAGTTCAAGCTCTGGCATGAAGTCATCTTCAGGGTCAGGGTCCTCAGGCTCATTGTCTCAGAAAACTCCCCCGGCATCTAATTCTTGTACACCATCTTCCTCCTCATTTTCCTCAAGTGGTTCTTCCATGTCATCCTCTCAGAATCAGCATGGAAGTTCCAAAGGGAAATCTCCTAGTAGGAATAAGAAGCCTTCCTTGACAGCTGTCATAGATAAACTGAAGCACGGGGTTGTTACCAGTGGGCCTGGGGGTGAGGATCCAGTGGACAGTCAGATGGGAGTAAGCACAAATTCTTCTAACCATCCCATGTCCTCCAAACATAACATGTCAGGAGGGGAGTTCCAGAGCAAGCGTGAGAAAAGCGATAAAGACAAATCAAAGGTTTCTACTTCTGGAGGCTCAGTGGATTCTTCTAAGAAGACCTCAGAGTCAAAAAATGTGGGGAGCACGGGTGTGGCAAAAATTATTATCAGCAAACATGATGGAGGCTCCCCTAGCATTAAAGCCAAAGTGACTCTACAGAAACCAGGAGAAAGCAGTGGAGAAGGGCTCAGGCCACAGATGGCCTCTTCAAAAAACTATGGTTCTCCATTGATCAGTGGTTCCACTCCAAAGCATGAACGTGGTTCTCCCAGCCATAGTAAGTCGCCAGCATATACACCCCAGAATGTGGACAGTGAAAGTGAGTCAGGCTCCTCTATAGCAGAGAAATCTTACCAGAACAGTCCCAGCTCAGATGATGGTATCCGACCACTTCCAGAATACAGCACAGAGAAGCATAAGAagcacaaaaaggaaaagaagaaagtcaaaGACAGAGACcgggacagagacaaagacagagacaagaaaaaatCTCACAACATCAAGCCAGAGAATTGGTCTAAATCTCCCATTTCTTCAGATCAGACGTTGTCTATGACAAATAACCCAATCTTATCCGCAGACCGGCCTTCAAGGCTTAGCCCTGACTTTATGATTGGGGAGGAAGATGATGATCTTATGGATGTGGCCCTGATTGGCAATTAA